A DNA window from Longimicrobiales bacterium contains the following coding sequences:
- the ybeY gene encoding rRNA maturation RNase YbeY, producing MPAAVRIQFGPALAERAAPAVPDAAARRLMVRAARAVLRHEKVASAELSITLLDDAEIAQMNGEFLAHEGVTDVISFALYEAGEDPVGDIYIGLEQALRQAAANDVDPIEELARLTVHGTLHVLGHDHPDGKDRLQSEMWRIQESIVAQVLA from the coding sequence ATGCCGGCAGCCGTCCGCATACAGTTCGGTCCCGCACTCGCTGAACGCGCCGCGCCTGCCGTTCCCGATGCAGCGGCGCGACGGCTCATGGTACGTGCGGCGCGCGCGGTCCTGCGCCACGAGAAAGTCGCGAGCGCGGAGCTGTCGATCACATTGCTGGACGACGCGGAGATTGCGCAGATGAACGGCGAGTTCCTCGCGCATGAAGGTGTCACCGACGTGATCTCCTTCGCGCTCTATGAAGCCGGTGAAGACCCCGTCGGCGACATCTACATCGGTCTCGAGCAGGCGCTTCGGCAGGCGGCGGCGAACGACGTGGATCCGATCGAGGAGCTGGCTCGCCTGACCGTCCATGGCACACTCCACGTGCTGGGCCACGACCATCCGGACGGGAAGGACCGCCTGCAGTCGGAGATGTGGCGGATCCAGGAATCGATCGTTGCGCAGGTGCTCGCATGA